From a region of the Streptomyces sp. NBC_01454 genome:
- a CDS encoding HAD family hydrolase has translation MTTIEGVLFDFSGTLLHIEPAERWLRAALTASGTAMAEDEIARRAAALERAGALPGGAPPAELPAALAGQWEIRDCDSRHHRAVYTGLARQVALPAPELYDLLYDRHRTADAWQPYPDAAEVLAELHRRGIRIGVLSNIGWDLRPVLRAHGLERYVDICVLSYEQGLQKPDPRLFAVACQELGLAPSAVLMVGDDRTADGGATALGCAFLPVDPLPADGRPDGLRPVLDLVG, from the coding sequence ATGACGACGATCGAGGGTGTGCTCTTCGACTTCTCCGGGACCCTGCTGCACATCGAGCCCGCCGAGAGGTGGCTGCGCGCGGCGCTGACCGCGTCCGGCACGGCCATGGCCGAGGACGAGATCGCCCGCCGGGCGGCCGCGCTGGAGCGGGCCGGTGCGCTGCCCGGCGGCGCCCCGCCCGCCGAGCTCCCGGCCGCTCTGGCCGGCCAGTGGGAGATCCGCGACTGCGACTCCCGTCACCACCGTGCGGTGTACACCGGATTGGCCCGCCAAGTGGCGCTCCCCGCACCGGAGTTGTACGACCTGCTCTATGACCGCCACCGGACCGCGGACGCCTGGCAGCCCTACCCCGATGCCGCCGAGGTGCTGGCGGAGCTGCACCGGCGCGGCATCCGGATCGGTGTCCTGAGCAATATCGGCTGGGACCTGCGGCCGGTGCTGCGCGCCCATGGCCTGGAGCGCTATGTCGACATCTGTGTGCTGTCCTACGAGCAGGGCCTCCAGAAGCCCGATCCACGGCTCTTCGCCGTCGCCTGCCAGGAGTTGGGGCTCGCGCCGTCCGCCGTCCTGATGGTGGGCGACGACCGTACGGCGGACGGCGGTGCCACGGCCCTGGGCTGCGCCTTCCTGCCGGTGGACCCGCTGCCGGCGGACGGACGCCCGGACGGTCTGCGGCCGGTGCTGGACCTGGTGGGCTGA
- a CDS encoding phosphatase PAP2 family protein, with translation MPTTPHPTARTSAVDDARRRASAPPRAAAGALLCSTLFGLFGLLLTLVVLRWGPLLSLDTALAERLHRTAVAAPAWTHRNRVLSDWVWDPWTMRAVLAAAVCLLLRRGERLLAVWVTATALLGTGLQQAVKALVGRARPVWPDPVDSASFAAFPSGHALTAMVTGALVLWLLRLHHAPARWRWAAGAVVAVSVVGVGFTRVFLGVHWPSDVVGGWLLGGALVAGSVAAYHAYEAARDRPGAVRRTGWRS, from the coding sequence ATGCCCACCACGCCGCATCCCACTGCCCGGACCTCCGCCGTGGACGACGCACGCCGCCGCGCTTCCGCCCCGCCGCGCGCCGCCGCCGGTGCCCTGCTGTGCAGCACCCTCTTCGGCCTTTTCGGCCTGCTGCTCACCCTGGTCGTACTGCGCTGGGGCCCGCTGCTCTCCCTGGACACGGCCCTGGCGGAAAGACTGCACCGCACGGCCGTCGCCGCGCCCGCCTGGACCCACCGCAACCGGGTGCTCAGCGACTGGGTGTGGGACCCGTGGACGATGCGGGCGGTGCTGGCGGCGGCGGTCTGCCTGCTGCTGCGGCGCGGCGAGCGGCTGCTCGCCGTCTGGGTGACGGCCACCGCGCTGCTGGGAACCGGCCTGCAGCAGGCGGTGAAGGCGCTGGTCGGCCGGGCGCGCCCGGTCTGGCCGGACCCGGTGGACTCCGCGAGCTTCGCCGCGTTCCCCTCGGGACATGCCCTGACCGCGATGGTCACGGGCGCCCTGGTGCTGTGGCTGCTGCGGCTGCATCACGCCCCGGCGCGGTGGCGGTGGGCGGCCGGGGCGGTGGTCGCGGTCTCGGTCGTCGGCGTCGGCTTCACCCGGGTGTTCCTGGGGGTGCACTGGCCGTCGGACGTCGTCGGGGGCTGGCTGCTGGGCGGCGCGCTGGTGGCGGGATCGGTGGCGGCGTATCACGCGTACGAGGCGGCGCGGGATCGACCCGGCGCCGTCCGGAGGACAGGATGGCGGTCATGA
- a CDS encoding M56 family metallopeptidase yields the protein MMVPLALMILGVLAAAMAPRLMARSDWPDREPVLALWVWQCVVAGVLLCCVLAMSLSAAAAWEAVRSPVFGFAPRVVVEAYALQGHGPWAGVLAVLLAGGGAWTAVTLTREVRAARARRRQRRAELLRRAPLLPGEEPAGERLVVLEGDRPEAWWLQHSSPQLVITTSALRRLKGRQLDALIAHEQGHARARHDLLLHCAAALAVGFPQIPVFAAFRDQVHRLVELAADDVASRRFGRLTIALALVELNEDRGVFGPCPAQLAQVPERVDRLLSPAPRFTFGRRLRMTAVAALVPAVPLLVTFIPGLRALT from the coding sequence ATGATGGTCCCCCTCGCGCTGATGATTCTCGGCGTGCTGGCCGCGGCAATGGCGCCGCGGCTGATGGCCCGTTCCGACTGGCCCGACCGTGAGCCGGTGCTCGCCCTGTGGGTGTGGCAGTGCGTGGTCGCCGGTGTCCTGCTGTGCTGTGTGCTCGCGATGTCGCTGAGCGCGGCCGCCGCCTGGGAGGCCGTCCGCAGCCCGGTGTTCGGCTTCGCCCCGCGGGTGGTCGTCGAGGCGTACGCGCTCCAGGGCCACGGGCCCTGGGCGGGCGTGCTGGCCGTTCTGCTGGCGGGCGGCGGCGCCTGGACCGCCGTCACCCTGACCCGTGAGGTGCGGGCGGCACGCGCCCGCCGCCGGCAGCGCCGCGCCGAACTGCTGCGCCGCGCGCCGCTGCTGCCCGGGGAGGAGCCCGCCGGGGAGCGCCTGGTCGTCCTGGAGGGCGACCGCCCGGAGGCCTGGTGGCTGCAGCACTCCTCGCCCCAACTGGTCATCACCACCTCGGCGTTGCGACGTCTGAAGGGCCGTCAGCTCGATGCGCTGATCGCTCACGAGCAGGGCCATGCGCGGGCCCGGCACGACCTCCTGCTGCACTGCGCCGCGGCGCTGGCCGTCGGGTTCCCGCAGATTCCGGTCTTCGCCGCGTTCCGTGATCAGGTGCACCGGCTGGTCGAGCTGGCCGCCGACGATGTGGCCTCGCGCCGCTTCGGCCGGCTGACGATCGCCCTGGCGCTGGTCGAGCTCAACGAGGACCGCGGGGTGTTCGGCCCCTGCCCCGCCCAACTGGCGCAGGTGCCGGAGCGGGTGGACCGTCTGCTGTCCCCCGCGCCGCGTTTCACCTTCGGCCGGCGGCTGCGGATGACGGCGGTGGCCGCGCTGGTGCCGGCGGTGCCGCTGCTGGTGACCTTCATTCCCGGACTGCGCGCACTGACGTAG
- a CDS encoding DUF5134 domain-containing protein encodes MHGPPWVGWLLVLLCAAAGAYCLVRSRTGPAAGRGAARGEGLMALGMAAMACPASAVASPAWSPWLFTAVFGAAGLWALARRHLHHAVGAGAMVYMALTMVLPPERWGLPGHPERMGHTAGMGPTVHPAPVGVPLLTGLLLVYFTVYVIATGVRLVPAAGTAAGTTVTDGPAVAAGPPGVLRACRVAMGIGMLAMLLAL; translated from the coding sequence GTGCACGGACCACCGTGGGTCGGCTGGCTGCTGGTGCTGCTGTGTGCCGCGGCCGGGGCGTATTGCCTGGTGCGGTCGCGTACCGGCCCGGCGGCGGGGCGGGGTGCGGCGCGCGGTGAGGGGCTGATGGCTCTGGGGATGGCGGCGATGGCCTGTCCGGCGTCCGCCGTGGCGTCCCCGGCGTGGTCGCCGTGGCTGTTCACCGCGGTGTTCGGGGCGGCCGGCCTGTGGGCGCTGGCCCGGCGCCATCTGCATCATGCGGTGGGCGCGGGGGCCATGGTGTACATGGCGCTCACGATGGTGTTGCCCCCGGAACGGTGGGGCCTTCCCGGGCACCCGGAACGGATGGGCCATACGGCCGGGATGGGCCCGACGGTGCATCCCGCACCGGTCGGAGTGCCGTTGCTGACCGGGCTGTTGCTCGTCTACTTCACGGTGTACGTGATCGCCACCGGGGTCCGGCTGGTGCCGGCGGCAGGCACGGCCGCGGGCACCACGGTGACGGACGGGCCGGCGGTGGCGGCCGGGCCGCCCGGGGTGCTGCGGGCCTGCCGGGTCGCGATGGGGATCGGCATGCTGGCGATGCTTCTGGCGCTGTGA
- a CDS encoding iron chaperone — MVRSEAADVDGYLAEVPEDRREVLVRLRRMCRAELTGFDEVMAYGMPAYQRDGVTEIAFASQQRYLALYLLRSDVREAFAQRLAGQDTGKGCLRFRQSARVDFDLVRDLLRATAAGPGPVC; from the coding sequence ATGGTGCGAAGCGAGGCGGCGGACGTGGACGGCTACCTGGCCGAGGTGCCGGAGGACCGCAGGGAGGTCCTGGTCCGGCTGCGGCGGATGTGCCGGGCGGAGCTGACCGGTTTCGACGAGGTCATGGCGTACGGGATGCCCGCCTACCAGCGGGACGGGGTCACCGAGATCGCCTTCGCGAGCCAGCAGCGGTACCTCGCCCTCTACCTCCTGCGCAGCGACGTCCGCGAGGCGTTCGCGCAGCGGCTGGCCGGGCAGGACACCGGCAAGGGCTGTCTGCGGTTCCGGCAGTCGGCCCGCGTCGACTTCGACCTGGTGAGAGACCTGCTGAGGGCCACGGCGGCCGGCCCGGGCCCGGTCTGCTGA
- a CDS encoding VOC family protein, with protein sequence MVHVLSSRVLVRPSDPERSRAFYGGALGLEIYREFGTGPERGTVYFLGGGFLEVSGRAADPATDTLQLWLQVADVAAAHEELRAHGVQVLRAPVQEPWGLIEMWIADPDGHRIVLTQVPADHPLRFRP encoded by the coding sequence ATGGTGCATGTACTGAGCAGCCGGGTGCTGGTGCGGCCGTCGGACCCCGAGCGCTCGCGGGCGTTCTACGGCGGGGCGCTGGGGCTGGAGATCTACCGGGAATTCGGTACGGGGCCCGAGCGCGGCACGGTCTACTTCCTGGGCGGTGGCTTCCTCGAGGTCTCCGGCCGTGCCGCGGATCCGGCCACGGACACCCTCCAGTTGTGGCTCCAGGTGGCGGACGTGGCCGCCGCGCACGAGGAACTGCGGGCGCACGGCGTCCAGGTGCTGCGGGCGCCCGTACAGGAGCCCTGGGGCCTGATCGAGATGTGGATCGCCGACCCGGACGGCCACCGGATCGTCCTGACACAGGTCCCGGCGGACCATCCGCTGCGTTTCCGCCCTTAG
- a CDS encoding GNAT family N-acetyltransferase gives MPTSELTFRTALDTDVPGLVELIESAYRGDTSRAGWTTEADLLEGQRTDPEGVRAVVRNEAGRLLIAERDGVLIACCQLEHRGDHAYFGMFAVRPELQGGGLGKVIIAEAERTARETWGAREMRMTVIHQRDELIAWYERRGYRRTGQLTPFPYGNERFGIPQRPDLAFELLVKPLD, from the coding sequence ATGCCCACCAGCGAGCTGACCTTCCGTACCGCCCTCGACACCGACGTCCCCGGGCTCGTCGAGCTCATCGAGTCGGCGTACCGCGGCGACACGAGCCGGGCCGGCTGGACTACGGAGGCGGATCTGCTGGAGGGGCAGCGCACCGACCCGGAGGGCGTGCGGGCCGTGGTGCGCAACGAGGCGGGCCGGCTCCTGATCGCCGAGCGGGACGGGGTGCTGATCGCCTGCTGTCAGCTCGAACACCGCGGGGACCACGCCTACTTCGGGATGTTCGCGGTGCGCCCGGAGCTCCAGGGCGGCGGTCTCGGCAAGGTGATCATCGCGGAGGCCGAGCGGACCGCCCGGGAGACCTGGGGCGCCCGCGAGATGCGGATGACGGTCATCCACCAGCGCGACGAGCTGATCGCCTGGTACGAGCGCCGCGGCTACCGGCGCACCGGACAGCTCACCCCGTTCCCGTACGGCAACGAGCGCTTCGGCATTCCACAGCGCCCCGACCTGGCGTTCGAGCTGCTGGTCAAGCCGCTCGACTAG
- a CDS encoding amino acid ABC transporter ATP-binding protein — MSTTDDTPRPADGAAAQPAPGGGPVLRLESVRKTYGRGTVVLRDVDLSVPAHTVTALIGASGSGKSTLLRCANLLEEIDDGAIFLDGAEITDPRADVDAVRRRIGVVFQAYNLFPHMTVLDNITLAPRRVHGVPRAEAESRARELLERLGLGGRAGAYPDRLSGGQQQRVAIVRALAGRPRLLLLDEITAALDPELVGEVLGVVRELKEEGMTMVIATHEMGFAREVADQVCFLDGGVVVERGTPGEVFGDPQHDRTRQFLRRIIQAGRL, encoded by the coding sequence ATGAGCACGACCGACGACACCCCGCGGCCGGCCGACGGGGCCGCCGCGCAGCCGGCGCCCGGCGGCGGCCCGGTACTGCGGCTGGAGTCCGTGCGCAAGACCTACGGACGGGGCACGGTCGTGCTGCGCGATGTCGACCTTTCGGTCCCCGCGCACACCGTGACCGCGCTGATCGGCGCCTCGGGGTCGGGCAAGTCGACGCTGCTGCGGTGCGCGAACCTGCTGGAGGAGATCGACGACGGCGCGATCTTCCTGGACGGCGCGGAGATCACCGATCCGCGGGCGGACGTGGACGCGGTACGCCGCCGGATCGGTGTGGTCTTCCAGGCCTACAACCTCTTCCCGCACATGACCGTCCTGGACAACATCACGCTGGCGCCCCGCCGGGTGCACGGCGTGCCGCGCGCGGAGGCCGAGTCGCGGGCCCGCGAGCTGCTGGAGCGGCTCGGCCTCGGCGGGCGGGCCGGCGCGTACCCGGACCGGCTCAGCGGCGGGCAGCAGCAGCGGGTGGCGATCGTCCGCGCGCTGGCCGGGCGGCCCCGGCTGCTCCTGCTGGACGAGATCACCGCGGCGCTCGACCCGGAGCTGGTCGGCGAGGTGCTCGGCGTCGTCCGCGAGCTGAAGGAGGAGGGGATGACGATGGTCATCGCCACCCATGAGATGGGCTTCGCGCGCGAGGTCGCCGACCAGGTGTGTTTCCTGGACGGCGGCGTGGTGGTGGAACGCGGCACGCCCGGGGAGGTCTTCGGGGACCCGCAACACGACCGCACCCGGCAGTTCCTGCGGCGGATCATCCAGGCCGGACGGCTGTGA
- a CDS encoding amino acid ABC transporter permease, with protein MVKSSTGQDGAADGYVPSQRRVERERFQRARARRAIGVAALSTLVTGAVLVLVITRSPGWPRTRETFFSAAYARKALPAVLEGLLLNLRLLVVCGAAVLVLGLLLAVARTLRGPVFFPLRALATAYTDFFRGLPLIICLLMVVFGVPALRLQGVTTDPVVLGGAALVLTYAAYVAEVFRAGIESVHPSQRAAARSLGLSSGQTLRFVVLPQAVRRVVPPLLNDLVSLQKDTGLVSLAGAVDAVYAAQIIAGKDFNFTPYVVAGLVFVALTIPMTRGTDWITARMDRKRAQGGLV; from the coding sequence ATGGTGAAGAGCTCCACCGGGCAGGACGGGGCGGCGGACGGGTACGTGCCCTCGCAGCGGCGGGTCGAGCGGGAGCGCTTCCAGCGGGCCCGGGCCCGGCGCGCGATCGGCGTCGCCGCGCTGAGCACCCTGGTCACCGGCGCCGTCCTGGTCCTGGTGATCACCCGCTCCCCCGGCTGGCCGCGCACCCGGGAGACGTTCTTCAGCGCCGCGTACGCGCGCAAGGCGCTGCCGGCGGTGCTGGAGGGACTGCTGCTGAATCTGCGGCTGCTGGTGGTGTGCGGGGCGGCGGTGCTGGTGCTGGGTCTGCTGCTGGCGGTGGCCCGGACGCTGCGCGGCCCGGTGTTCTTCCCGCTGCGCGCCCTGGCCACCGCGTACACCGACTTCTTCCGCGGACTGCCGCTGATCATCTGTCTGCTGATGGTGGTCTTCGGGGTGCCGGCGCTGCGGCTGCAGGGGGTGACCACCGATCCGGTGGTGCTCGGCGGGGCCGCGCTGGTGCTGACGTATGCGGCGTATGTGGCCGAGGTCTTCCGGGCGGGCATCGAGTCGGTGCACCCCTCCCAGCGGGCCGCGGCCCGGTCGCTGGGCCTGAGCAGCGGGCAGACCCTGCGCTTCGTGGTGCTGCCGCAGGCGGTGCGGCGGGTGGTGCCGCCGCTGCTGAACGATCTGGTCTCGCTCCAGAAGGACACCGGTCTGGTCTCCCTCGCGGGCGCGGTGGACGCGGTCTACGCGGCGCAGATCATCGCCGGCAAGGACTTCAACTTCACGCCGTACGTGGTGGCCGGTCTGGTCTTCGTCGCGCTGACCATCCCGATGACGCGCGGCACGGACTGGATCACGGCCCGCATGGACCGCAAGCGCGCCCAGGGAGGCCTGGTATGA
- a CDS encoding ABC transporter substrate-binding protein, which produces MRLANRPLRLAAWTSTVLLAAAVGCAPQDESPGGPRAAGQGPQSCDRGALPTVARGRLTVGTDKPAYAPWFHDDDPASGKGFESAVAYAVARQLGYGKGAVRWRTVPFNNAFAPGEKTFDFDINQVSISAARQRAVAFSSGYYDVRQAVIALKGSKAAHARSIAGLRHLTLGAQVGSTSLDVIHDTVRPTQPPAVFQKNDLAKSALKNGQVDAILTDLPTAFYVTSAEVTDAEVVGQFAATGTAKQRFGLVLDKESRLTGCVTAAVDALRKNGTLAALEKKWLTDAVSVPVLK; this is translated from the coding sequence ATGCGCCTAGCCAACCGCCCCCTCCGCCTTGCCGCTTGGACGAGCACCGTGCTGCTCGCGGCGGCCGTCGGCTGTGCCCCGCAGGACGAGTCCCCCGGCGGCCCGCGGGCCGCCGGGCAGGGCCCGCAGAGCTGTGACCGGGGCGCGCTGCCCACCGTCGCCCGGGGCAGGCTCACGGTCGGCACCGACAAGCCCGCCTATGCGCCGTGGTTCCACGACGACGATCCGGCGAGCGGCAAGGGCTTCGAATCGGCGGTCGCCTACGCCGTCGCCCGGCAACTGGGCTACGGCAAGGGCGCGGTGCGCTGGCGGACCGTGCCGTTCAACAACGCCTTCGCGCCGGGCGAGAAGACGTTCGACTTCGACATCAACCAGGTGTCCATCAGCGCCGCGCGCCAACGGGCCGTCGCCTTCTCCTCCGGCTACTACGACGTACGGCAGGCGGTCATCGCGCTGAAGGGCTCCAAGGCCGCGCACGCCCGGAGCATCGCCGGCCTCCGGCACCTCACACTCGGCGCGCAGGTGGGCAGCACCAGCCTGGACGTCATCCATGACACCGTCCGGCCGACGCAGCCCCCGGCCGTCTTCCAGAAGAACGACCTCGCCAAGTCCGCGCTGAAGAACGGTCAGGTCGACGCGATCCTCACCGATCTGCCGACGGCCTTCTACGTCACCTCCGCCGAGGTGACGGACGCCGAGGTCGTCGGGCAGTTCGCGGCCACCGGCACCGCCAAGCAGCGGTTCGGTCTGGTCCTGGACAAGGAGAGCCGGCTCACCGGATGTGTGACGGCCGCGGTGGACGCGCTGCGCAAGAACGGCACCCTCGCCGCGCTGGAGAAGAAGTGGCTGACCGACGCCGTATCCGTCCCGGTGCTCAAGTGA
- a CDS encoding glycerophosphodiester phosphodiesterase has product MSFLTIGHRGMMGVEPENTLRSFVRAEHEGLDVIELDLHLSKDGSLVVMHDADVDRTTDGAGPISERTLAELRELDAGKGERIPVFEEVVEAVSAPLQAEIKDVAAAQALAEVMRARDLTGRVDVISFHDEALAAIRTLLPGVRTALVASRYGADVVDRAQAVGATMLSLNIRRLTLELVERAHAAHLKVLGWTVNTHDQLRLARGLGLDGVVTDLPEIRRAVRFTA; this is encoded by the coding sequence TTGTCCTTTCTCACCATCGGACACCGCGGGATGATGGGCGTCGAGCCGGAGAACACCCTGCGTTCCTTCGTGCGCGCCGAGCACGAGGGCCTGGATGTCATCGAACTGGATCTGCATCTGAGCAAGGACGGCTCACTGGTGGTGATGCACGACGCGGATGTCGACCGGACCACCGACGGCGCCGGGCCGATCTCCGAACGCACCCTCGCCGAGCTGCGTGAACTCGATGCCGGGAAGGGCGAGCGGATCCCCGTCTTCGAGGAGGTCGTCGAGGCGGTCAGCGCGCCGTTGCAGGCCGAGATCAAGGATGTGGCCGCCGCGCAGGCGCTGGCCGAGGTGATGCGGGCGCGCGATCTGACCGGCCGGGTCGACGTGATCTCCTTCCACGACGAGGCGCTGGCCGCGATCCGCACCCTGCTGCCCGGCGTACGCACCGCGCTGGTCGCCAGCCGTTACGGCGCCGATGTCGTCGACCGCGCACAGGCCGTCGGCGCGACGATGCTGTCCCTGAACATCCGGCGGCTCACCCTGGAGCTGGTCGAGCGGGCACACGCCGCCCATCTGAAGGTCCTGGGCTGGACGGTCAACACCCACGATCAGCTCCGCCTCGCGCGCGGGCTGGGGCTGGACGGAGTGGTGACCGATCTGCCGGAGATCCGGCGGGCGGTGCGCTTCACGGCGTGA
- a CDS encoding DUF6421 family protein: MTEILSPVGVQEATTTVGSVVEHPAWPVLKSAVETIRPWQSKDGSVDLEAEGAPSADAVRTEVDRVIAALGELAPLLPHNAAYHQALVGDLRRWADGGFGVPDFLDSLLAFQPARQRADGLQHLVLFPMYTQNGNPDRNFEAVVLRMVWPEWLAELERTRYDNALFCGITFEDFTAGYDTNSAVLFPETIAVREAPERFSWGGIFCDREAARFRRVSQAAVETLGLELPEDISEMLADQERCQEAFVLWDMVHDRTHSHGDLPFDPFMIKQRQPFWMYGLEELRCDLTAFKEAVKLEAEGYPQARDVQFTVIFDRMFRFPVTGDRVRNYDGLGGQLLFAYLHKHDVVRWTDNTLHIDWERAPKVTNQLCGEIEKLYRDGIDRPKLVHWFAAYDLVSTYLAPHPGSVWAKGPDALDLDQPPRKLVDDVLPDEFPLSMFYEALAKKLRTVIASTKGITAHSDEWAAA, from the coding sequence ATGACGGAAATTCTTTCGCCTGTGGGTGTCCAGGAGGCCACCACGACCGTAGGGAGTGTGGTCGAGCACCCGGCGTGGCCCGTGCTCAAGAGCGCGGTCGAGACCATCCGCCCCTGGCAGTCCAAGGACGGCTCGGTCGACCTGGAGGCGGAGGGCGCGCCGAGCGCCGACGCCGTCCGAACGGAGGTCGACCGCGTGATAGCGGCCCTCGGGGAGCTCGCCCCGCTGCTGCCGCACAACGCCGCCTACCACCAGGCCCTCGTCGGCGACCTGCGCCGCTGGGCCGACGGCGGCTTCGGCGTCCCGGACTTCCTGGACTCGCTGCTCGCCTTCCAGCCCGCCCGGCAGCGCGCCGACGGCCTCCAGCACCTGGTGCTGTTCCCGATGTACACCCAGAACGGCAACCCGGACCGCAACTTCGAGGCCGTCGTCCTGCGCATGGTCTGGCCGGAGTGGCTCGCCGAGCTGGAGCGCACCCGCTACGACAACGCCCTCTTCTGCGGCATCACCTTCGAGGACTTCACGGCCGGCTACGACACCAACTCCGCGGTGCTCTTCCCGGAGACCATCGCCGTGCGCGAGGCCCCCGAGCGCTTCAGCTGGGGCGGCATCTTCTGCGACCGCGAGGCCGCCCGCTTCCGGCGGGTCAGCCAGGCCGCCGTCGAGACCCTGGGCCTGGAACTCCCCGAGGACATCAGCGAGATGCTCGCCGACCAGGAGCGCTGCCAGGAGGCCTTCGTCCTGTGGGACATGGTGCACGACCGCACCCACAGCCACGGTGACCTGCCGTTCGACCCCTTCATGATCAAGCAGCGCCAGCCGTTCTGGATGTACGGCCTGGAGGAGCTGCGCTGTGACCTCACCGCCTTCAAGGAGGCCGTGAAGCTGGAGGCCGAGGGGTATCCGCAGGCCCGCGACGTACAGTTCACGGTGATCTTCGACCGGATGTTCCGCTTCCCGGTCACCGGCGACCGCGTCCGCAACTACGACGGCCTGGGCGGACAGCTGCTCTTCGCCTACCTCCACAAGCACGACGTCGTACGCTGGACGGACAACACACTGCACATCGACTGGGAGCGGGCGCCCAAGGTCACCAACCAGCTGTGCGGCGAGATCGAAAAGCTCTACCGCGACGGCATCGACCGGCCCAAGCTGGTCCACTGGTTCGCCGCGTACGACCTCGTCTCGACCTACCTCGCACCGCACCCGGGGTCGGTCTGGGCCAAGGGACCCGACGCTCTCGACCTGGACCAGCCGCCGCGCAAGCTCGTGGACGACGTGCTCCCCGATGAGTTCCCGCTGAGCATGTTCTACGAGGCGCTCGCCAAGAAGCTGCGGACTGTGATCGCATCCACCAAGGGCATCACGGCCCACAGCGATGAATGGGCGGCGGCGTGA